Part of the Streptomyces europaeiscabiei genome is shown below.
CGCCGCTTCGCGGCCTTCGGCTGGCACACGATCGAGGTCGACGGGCACGACGTGGACGCCGTGGACCGCGCGTACGGCGAGGCCGAGTCCACCAAGGGACAGCCCACCGTGATCCTCGCCCGCACCCTCAAGGGCAAGGGCGTCGAGTCCGTCCAGGACCGCGAGGGCCTGCACGGCAAGCCGCTCAAGGACGCCGACGAGGCGATCGCGGAACTCGGCGGCGTACGCGACCTCCGCGTCGAGGTCCGGCAGCCGCCCGCCGCCCGGATGCTGCACGCCGTACGCACCGGCCATCTGGAGCTGCCGCGCTTCGAGGTCGGCGACGAGGTCGCGACCCGCGACGCGTACGGGCAGGCGCTCGCAGCGCTGGGCACCGCACGTGGTGACGTCGTCGCGCTGGACGGCGAGGTCGGCGACTCCACGCGCTCCGAGTTCTTCGCCAAGGAGCACCCCGACCGCTACTTCGAGTGCTACATCGCCGAACAGCAGCTGGTGGCCGCCTCGGTGGGCCTCGCGGCACGCGGCTGGGTGCCGTACGCCGCCACGTTCGCGGCGTTCCTCACCCGCGCCCACGACTTCATCCGCATGGCGTCGATCAGCGGGTCCGGCGTCAACCTGGTCGGCTCCCACGCGGGCGTCGCCATCGGCCAGGACGGGCCCTCGCAGATGGGCCTGGAGGACCTGGCGATGATGCGCTCGGTGCACGGCTCGACCGTGCTGTACCCCTGCGACGCCAACCAGACCGCCAAGCTCGTCGGCACCATGGCCGGCCTCGAAGGCGTCCGCTATCTGCGCACGTCCAGGGGCGACACGCCCGTGCTGTACAGCCCCACCGAGGAGTTCCCGGTCGGCGGCAGCAAGGTGCTGCGAGCCTCGGACACCGACCGGCTGACCGTCGTCGCGGCCGGGGTCACCGTCCACGAGGCCCTCAAGGCCGCCGAGGCGCTGGACGGCGAGGGCATCCAGGTCCGGGTGATCGACCTCTACTCG
Proteins encoded:
- a CDS encoding transketolase, with protein sequence MNSRQLTELAQQLRVDSVRASGAAGSGHPTSSMSAAELMAVLLAKHLRYDFDRPQHPANDRFVLSKGHASPLLYSAYKAAGAISETELMTFRKLGSRLEGHPTPRRLPWVETATGSLGQGLPVGVGIALAGKRLDRTGYRVWVLCGDSELAEGSVWEAAEHASYEHLDNLTAIVDVNRLGQRGPTRHGHDLDAYARRFAAFGWHTIEVDGHDVDAVDRAYGEAESTKGQPTVILARTLKGKGVESVQDREGLHGKPLKDADEAIAELGGVRDLRVEVRQPPAARMLHAVRTGHLELPRFEVGDEVATRDAYGQALAALGTARGDVVALDGEVGDSTRSEFFAKEHPDRYFECYIAEQQLVAASVGLAARGWVPYAATFAAFLTRAHDFIRMASISGSGVNLVGSHAGVAIGQDGPSQMGLEDLAMMRSVHGSTVLYPCDANQTAKLVGTMAGLEGVRYLRTSRGDTPVLYSPTEEFPVGGSKVLRASDTDRLTVVAAGVTVHEALKAAEALDGEGIQVRVIDLYSVKPVDRRTLRESAERTGCILTVEDHHEEGGLGDAVLDAFLDGRPVPRLVRLAVRTMPGSASPEEQLREAGIDAEAIAVAGRLLVEHAITP